One window of the Natronomonas marina genome contains the following:
- a CDS encoding DUF2240 family protein, producing the protein MSLKRAVAAPFREEGASEMGESAFVVALSLDRDWFSPDQAKRLVDVAASEGLLERGDGQVRAAFDPGEVDVPEGFAPGESILQARSTFERVLDELVEAGHEKQEAVAAVNGLQSELAVTVEAAAVLYAHRQGIDVQEHAEAARSEL; encoded by the coding sequence ATGAGCCTCAAGCGCGCCGTCGCGGCCCCCTTCCGGGAGGAGGGAGCCAGCGAGATGGGCGAGAGCGCGTTCGTGGTCGCTCTCTCCCTGGACCGCGACTGGTTCTCGCCGGACCAGGCCAAGCGCCTGGTCGACGTCGCCGCCAGCGAGGGGCTGCTCGAGCGCGGGGACGGCCAGGTGCGGGCCGCCTTCGACCCCGGCGAGGTCGACGTTCCGGAGGGGTTCGCTCCCGGCGAGTCCATCCTCCAGGCGCGCTCGACGTTCGAGCGAGTGCTCGACGAACTGGTCGAGGCGGGCCACGAGAAACAGGAGGCCGTCGCCGCCGTCAACGGCCTGCAGTCGGAACTGGCCGTCACCGTCGAGGCGGCGGCCGTCCTCTACGCACACCGGCAGGGTATCGACGTCCAGGAACACGCCGAAGCCGCCCGCTCGGAGCTGTAA